From Stigmatopora nigra isolate UIUO_SnigA chromosome 17, RoL_Snig_1.1, whole genome shotgun sequence, a single genomic window includes:
- the kcmf1 gene encoding E3 ubiquitin-protein ligase KCMF1, producing the protein MSRHEGVSCDACLKGNFRGRRFKCLICYDYDLCASCYESGATTTRHTAEHPMQCILTRVDYDLYYGCDTFSMEQHQAFTCPYCGKMGYTETSLQEHVTAEHPETSTEVICPICAALPGGDPNHVTDDFTAHLTLEHRAPRDLDESSSVRHVRRMFHPGRGLGGPRARRTNMHFTGGSAGGLSSSASSSQSTTYTPVNREAMDPIAELLSQLSGVRRAAGGQINSSGPSASQLQQLQMQLQLERQQAQAARQQVETGRHAARRGNNTANSAAGPTAGAVPPPCAAAPSAGVPTESNPSASSHNSQFLLARLNEPKMSEAERQLAEGERADRSLFVQELLLSTLMRDESSSSDEDERRDFGDFGAMGCVEVMPLDVALEHLQLRERASAAAEPPPPPL; encoded by the exons ATGTCCCGTCATGAGG GTGTGAGCTGCGACGCCTGTTTGAAGGGAAACTTCCGTGGAAGACGATTCAAGTGTCTCATCTGTTACGATTACGACCTGTGCGCCTCCTGCTACGAGAGCGGTGCCACCACCACGCGACATACTGCAGAGCACCCCATGCAGTGTATTCTAACCAGGGTAGACTACG ATTTGTATTATGGCTGCGACACCTTCTCAATGGAACAGCATCAGGCATTCACGTGTCCTTACTGCGGCAAGATGGGCTACACGGAGACGTCTTTACAGGAGCACGTCACTGCCGAGCACCCTGAGACGTCCACCGAGGTG ATCTGTCCAATATGTGCCGCCTTGCCCGGAGGGGATCCCAATCACGTCACAGATGACTTTACCGCCCACCTCACACTTGAGCACAGAGCACCTAGAGATTTA GATGAATCGAGCAGCGTCCGGCACGTTCGGCGGATGTTCCACCCCGGGCGGGGATTGGGCGGTCCCCGAGCGCGACGCACCAACATGCACTTTACCGGCGGCTCTGCAGGGGGCCTGTCCTCATCTGCGTCGTCATCGCAAAGCACCACCTACACCCCCGTCAACAGGGAGGCCATGGACCCCATCGCAG AGTTGTTGTCGCAGCTGTCGGGTGTGCGGCGCGCTGCCGGCGGCCAAATCAACTCATCGGGGCCGTCGGCCTCGCAACTGCAGCAACTGCAGATGCAGCTGCAGCTGGAGCGGCAGCAGGCGCAGGCAGCACGCCAGCAAGTAGAGACGGGGCGTCACGCCGCCCGTCGAGGGAACAACACGGCCAATTCTGCCGCAGGCCCAACTGCTGGAGCCGTCCCGCCGCCCTGCGCCGCTGCTCCCAGCGCTGGGGTGCCGACCGAAAGCAACCCGTCGGCTTCGTCTCACAACTCCCAATTTCTATTAGCACG GCTGAATGAGCCCAAAATGTCGGAGGCAGAGCGTCAGCTGGCAGAGGGCGAGCGCGCCGACCGCAGCCTGTTCGTGCAGGAGCTACTGCTGTCCACGCTCATGCGCGACGAGAGCTCGTCGTCGGACGAGGACGAGCGGCGGGACTTTGGCGACTTTGGCGCCATGGGCTGCGTGGAGGTCATGCCATTGGACGTGGCGCTGGAGCACCTGCAGCTCCGCGAGAGAGCCTCCGCTGCCGCCgagcctccgccgccgcctctttGA